In Dolichospermum flos-aquae CCAP 1403/13F, the following proteins share a genomic window:
- a CDS encoding helix-turn-helix domain-containing protein, which yields MKTITEQNPPLESVMAQEPEKSSIKHLESILQLEGAQPKLVGVDGQEIPIPESVYQILHQAVHALALGKVISVVIQDRELTTQKAADILKVSRPYLIKLLDQGEIPCIRVGTHRRVRFDDLMKYKEERDTKRREGIKQFTQFLEAEGFYDDESSELDQ from the coding sequence ATGAAGACTATCACTGAGCAAAACCCTCCTTTAGAGTCAGTTATGGCTCAAGAACCGGAAAAATCATCTATCAAGCATCTTGAAAGTATACTCCAGCTTGAAGGCGCTCAACCAAAATTAGTAGGAGTAGACGGTCAAGAAATTCCCATTCCCGAATCGGTTTATCAGATTTTACATCAAGCTGTTCATGCACTGGCATTAGGTAAAGTAATATCTGTAGTTATTCAGGATAGAGAACTAACAACACAAAAAGCCGCAGACATTCTCAAAGTTTCCCGTCCTTACCTGATTAAGTTATTAGATCAAGGTGAAATTCCTTGTATTAGAGTGGGAACACATCGGCGTGTCCGGTTTGATGATTTAATGAAATATAAGGAAGAACGAGATACTAAGCGTCGGGAAGGAATTAAGCAATTTACTCAGTTTTTGGAAGCAGAGGGATTCTATGATGATGAAAGTAGTGAATTAGATCAGTAA
- the glnA gene encoding type I glutamate--ammonia ligase, which produces MTTPKEILKKIQDEKIQMIDLKFIDTLGTWQHLTMYQDQIDESSFSDGVPFDGSSIRGWKGIEESDMTMVLDPNTAWIDPFMKEPTLSIICSIKEPRTGQWYNRCPRVIAQKAIDYLASTGLGDTAFFGPEAEFFIFDDVRYDQTTNSGYYYVDSVEGRWNTGREEGPNLGYKTRVKEGYFPVPPTDSFQDMRTEMLLTMKDCGVPIEKQHHEVATGGQCELGFKFGKLIEAADWLMTYKYVIKNVARKYGKTVTFMPKPIFGDNGSGMHCHQSIWKNGQPLFAGDKYAGMSEMGLYYIGGILKHAPALLAITNPTTNSYKRLVPGYEAPVNLAYSQGNRSASVRIPLSGDNPKAKRLEFRCPDATSNPYLAFAAMLCAGIDGIKNKIHPGEPLDKNIYELSPEELSKIPSTPGSLELALEALENDHAFLTETGVFSEDFIQNWIDYKVANEVKQMQLRPHPYEFFLYYDC; this is translated from the coding sequence ATGACAACCCCAAAAGAAATCTTGAAGAAGATTCAAGACGAAAAAATTCAGATGATTGATCTGAAATTCATTGATACACTGGGAACTTGGCAACATTTGACCATGTACCAAGACCAGATTGATGAAAGTTCATTCTCTGACGGTGTACCTTTCGACGGTTCTAGTATTCGGGGTTGGAAAGGTATCGAAGAATCTGACATGACCATGGTGCTTGATCCTAACACCGCTTGGATTGACCCATTCATGAAAGAGCCAACTCTCAGTATCATTTGTAGTATTAAAGAACCACGTACTGGCCAATGGTACAACCGTTGTCCTCGCGTTATTGCCCAAAAAGCGATAGATTATCTAGCTTCTACTGGACTTGGTGATACAGCTTTCTTTGGTCCTGAAGCTGAATTTTTCATTTTTGATGATGTCCGTTACGACCAAACCACCAACTCCGGTTACTACTACGTTGATTCTGTAGAAGGTCGTTGGAACACTGGTAGAGAAGAAGGACCTAACCTGGGTTACAAAACCCGCGTCAAAGAAGGTTATTTCCCAGTTCCTCCCACTGACAGCTTTCAAGATATGCGGACAGAAATGCTGCTAACCATGAAAGATTGTGGCGTACCCATTGAAAAGCAACACCATGAAGTTGCGACTGGTGGTCAGTGCGAACTTGGTTTCAAATTTGGTAAGTTGATTGAAGCCGCTGATTGGTTGATGACTTACAAGTATGTGATCAAAAACGTGGCTAGAAAGTATGGCAAAACCGTCACCTTCATGCCAAAACCCATTTTTGGCGATAACGGTTCTGGTATGCACTGTCACCAATCTATCTGGAAAAATGGTCAGCCCCTATTTGCAGGTGACAAGTACGCTGGTATGAGCGAAATGGGACTTTACTACATTGGTGGTATTCTCAAACACGCTCCAGCACTGTTGGCAATCACCAACCCCACTACCAATTCTTACAAACGCCTTGTACCTGGTTATGAAGCACCTGTAAACTTGGCTTATTCCCAAGGTAATCGTTCTGCTTCTGTGCGGATTCCTCTTTCTGGAGACAACCCCAAAGCCAAGCGTTTAGAATTCCGTTGTCCAGACGCTACTTCTAACCCTTACTTGGCTTTTGCGGCTATGCTTTGTGCTGGGATTGATGGTATCAAAAACAAAATTCATCCTGGTGAACCCTTAGATAAAAATATCTATGAACTTTCACCAGAAGAATTATCTAAGATTCCTTCTACTCCTGGTTCTTTAGAATTGGCTTTGGAAGCTTTGGAAAATGACCACGCTTTCTTAACTGAAACTGGCGTTTTCTCTGAAGACTTTATCCAAAATTGGATTGACTACAAGGTTGCTAACGAAGTTAAGCAAATGCAATTGCGTCCACATCCTTATGAATTCTTCTTGTATTACGATTGCTAA
- a CDS encoding zinc-dependent dehydrogenase produces the protein MKAQVFRGVNQLSYEEIPVPTLEADEVLVQVRVVGLCQSDIKKIRYPLYEPPRIFGHETAGTIAAVGSQVKGWTVGQRVAVMHHIPCMRCAYCLNDNFSMCDVYKNISTTAGFNASGGGFAEYVKVPGHIVENGGLIPIPDDISFEEASFVEPTNCCLKAVKKAQIAPGQTVLVTGAGPIGLMFMMLVKYFGAKAIATDLLPSRIEKALEVGAEAAFDARDADLSTKIQALTGGMGVDVTLLAVPSDKAFFQALDCTRKGGKILFFAEFPDELTIPINPNTLYRREIDLMGSYSSSYRLQSLSADIVFNRRIDVKALISDRYPLQNLSQAVDQAIAPTAETYKILIYP, from the coding sequence GTGAAAGCACAAGTATTTAGAGGCGTAAATCAATTATCCTACGAGGAAATCCCAGTTCCTACCCTAGAAGCAGACGAAGTGCTAGTACAGGTGCGGGTTGTGGGTTTGTGTCAGTCCGATATTAAAAAGATTCGTTATCCTTTGTATGAACCGCCACGCATATTTGGACATGAAACCGCTGGAACTATTGCGGCTGTTGGTTCACAGGTAAAAGGGTGGACAGTAGGACAACGGGTAGCGGTGATGCACCATATACCATGTATGCGTTGCGCTTACTGTTTAAATGATAATTTCTCCATGTGCGATGTTTATAAAAATATCTCGACTACCGCAGGTTTTAACGCCAGTGGTGGCGGTTTTGCGGAGTATGTGAAAGTTCCAGGTCACATTGTCGAAAATGGTGGCTTAATTCCCATTCCTGATGATATCAGTTTTGAGGAGGCGAGTTTTGTTGAACCCACTAATTGCTGTTTAAAAGCGGTGAAAAAAGCTCAAATTGCACCGGGACAAACTGTATTAGTAACTGGTGCAGGTCCAATTGGGTTAATGTTTATGATGTTGGTGAAGTATTTTGGAGCAAAAGCGATCGCTACTGACCTCTTACCATCTAGAATTGAAAAGGCTCTGGAAGTAGGTGCAGAAGCGGCTTTTGATGCCCGTGACGCTGATTTATCTACCAAAATTCAAGCTTTAACTGGGGGAATGGGTGTTGATGTCACCTTGTTAGCTGTTCCCAGTGACAAAGCATTTTTCCAAGCTTTAGACTGCACTCGCAAAGGTGGAAAAATTCTCTTCTTTGCAGAGTTCCCAGACGAGTTAACCATCCCCATTAACCCCAATACTCTCTACCGTCGGGAAATAGATTTAATGGGCAGTTATAGCTCATCCTACCGCCTGCAAAGCCTATCTGCGGACATCGTATTTAATCGTCGCATTGATGTGAAAGCCTTAATTAGCGATCGCTATCCCCTCCAAAATTTATCACAAGCCGTAGACCAAGCGATCGCCCCCACCGCGGAAACTTATAAGATTTTGATTTATCCCTAG
- a CDS encoding AbrB/MazE/SpoVT family DNA-binding domain-containing protein, which yields MRITSKGQVTIPVEIREQLGLTPNTEVEFEIIGDAVYVKKTKAKPNPGKTLIEMMRGKATVKMTTDEIMALTRQD from the coding sequence ATGAGAATTACATCCAAAGGACAAGTAACTATTCCCGTAGAAATACGAGAACAATTAGGACTTACACCCAACACAGAAGTAGAATTTGAAATCATCGGAGATGCAGTTTACGTAAAAAAAACCAAAGCGAAACCCAACCCAGGTAAAACTCTCATAGAAATGATGCGAGGTAAAGCTACAGTCAAAATGACCACCGATGAAATAATGGCATTAACGAGACAAGACTAA
- a CDS encoding glycosyltransferase family 4 protein, whose translation MVDSNQLIINLSILFSQPTGISNYAKNLFPYLKSLNPTLLTAENYPDFNCYPVPNNLTPADGTKGHLRRLLWTQFQLPKIYQNLKSQLLFSPIPEAPLYTKCRFIVTAFDMIPLRFPKRFSPLTTYHKYYTPEVFKQAEHIICISESTANDIIQFYQIPSHKITPILLAGDNSHFQFLNLPTRNYFLYVGRQDPYKNLQRLITAFSALPNRNDYELWLAGPYDQRYSPLLEIQTQELGISHLVKFLNYVSYDELPIIINQAIALVFPSLWEGFGLPVLEAMACGTPVITSNVSSLPEVAGDAAILINPYNPGEITAAMTTIINDSETRKQLSEKGLKRANQFSWEKTGLATVEVLKQYL comes from the coding sequence ATGGTAGATTCTAATCAATTAATCATTAACTTATCTATTCTCTTCTCTCAACCAACAGGGATAAGCAACTATGCTAAAAATCTTTTCCCTTATTTAAAATCTCTTAATCCTACACTCTTAACAGCAGAAAATTATCCTGATTTTAACTGCTATCCAGTTCCAAATAATCTTACTCCTGCGGACGGTACAAAAGGACATTTACGCCGTTTATTGTGGACACAATTCCAACTCCCAAAAATCTATCAAAACCTCAAATCCCAACTTTTATTTTCCCCTATTCCCGAAGCACCTTTATATACCAAATGTCGTTTTATTGTCACAGCCTTTGATATGATACCCTTGCGTTTTCCTAAACGCTTTTCACCATTGACAACATACCATAAATACTATACTCCTGAAGTTTTTAAACAAGCAGAACATATTATTTGTATATCAGAATCAACAGCCAATGATATTATCCAATTTTACCAGATTCCTAGTCATAAAATAACACCAATTCTCTTGGCGGGAGATAACTCACATTTCCAATTCCTCAACCTCCCCACCCGCAATTACTTCCTATATGTTGGTCGTCAAGACCCTTACAAAAACCTGCAAAGACTAATTACCGCTTTTTCCGCACTACCTAACAGAAATGATTATGAACTATGGTTAGCGGGACCCTACGATCAACGTTACTCCCCATTATTAGAAATCCAAACTCAAGAATTAGGAATAAGTCATCTAGTTAAATTCCTTAACTATGTCTCCTATGACGAATTACCAATAATTATTAATCAAGCAATTGCGCTAGTTTTTCCTAGTCTTTGGGAAGGATTTGGTTTACCAGTTTTAGAAGCAATGGCTTGTGGTACTCCCGTTATTACCTCTAATGTTTCCTCCCTTCCAGAAGTTGCAGGAGATGCTGCTATTTTAATTAATCCCTATAATCCAGGGGAAATCACCGCAGCAATGACAACAATTATTAATGATTCAGAAACCAGAAAACAACTTTCAGAAAAAGGTCTAAAAAGAGCAAATCAATTTAGTTGGGAAAAAACTGGACTTGCTACAGTTGAAGTTTTAAAACAATATCTTTGA
- a CDS encoding type II toxin-antitoxin system VapC family toxin yields MKEILVDSNIILDIVTEDPNWFDWSANKLTEYAEKTKLNINPIIYAEVSIGFQKIEELEAILPIKFFHRLDLPWESAFLAGKCFLTLSGLKTLRFFNQ; encoded by the coding sequence ATGAAAGAAATACTCGTTGATAGCAATATAATCTTGGATATTGTTACAGAAGATCCAAATTGGTTTGATTGGTCAGCTAATAAGTTAACTGAATATGCTGAAAAGACAAAACTTAACATTAATCCCATTATCTATGCTGAAGTCTCAATTGGTTTTCAAAAGATAGAAGAACTAGAAGCCATATTACCTATCAAGTTTTTTCACCGTTTAGACCTACCTTGGGAATCAGCATTTTTAGCGGGAAAATGCTTTTTGACACTCTCAGGTCTAAAGACACTGAGATTCTTTAATCAATGA
- a CDS encoding glycosyltransferase family 4 protein, translated as MFKVIIDVTPIDSQPSGVGLYVFNLVEALSKLEHTESFELGLAYQPGLKNWLKGKLNFPDNLQPYSNIYQIPIPVRLSNLFLDYLPQIFPHYLQPILGKPNVFHGTNYTVYPYKNIQKVITIYDLSFIRYPEYTNSVVQQYTKRLIKCLQWTDLIITISESSKQDIINYLKVPSEKIFVTPLASRYNPNFLSILDLEKEVNNINFNFSKPYLLFVSTIEPRKNINAIISAFNFLKKRYKIEHQLVLIGKKGWNYEPIFTAIQNSPSKDEIHHLDYLSNELVALFYSKADVFLYPSHYEGFGLPVLEAMTLGTPVITSNTSSIPEVTEDAAILINPDDYMQLAETILQVISDSQLRQNLINKGKIRADLFSWERTAKETLKAYKSII; from the coding sequence ATGTTTAAAGTTATTATTGATGTTACTCCAATTGATTCTCAGCCCAGTGGTGTGGGTTTATATGTTTTTAATTTAGTGGAAGCTTTGTCTAAATTAGAACATACAGAATCTTTTGAATTAGGATTAGCTTATCAACCCGGATTAAAAAATTGGTTAAAAGGAAAATTAAATTTCCCAGATAATCTTCAGCCTTATTCAAATATTTATCAGATTCCTATACCTGTTCGTCTTTCTAATCTTTTCTTAGATTATTTACCTCAAATTTTTCCTCATTATCTTCAACCAATTTTAGGAAAACCTAATGTTTTTCATGGAACTAATTATACCGTTTATCCTTATAAAAATATTCAGAAAGTTATTACTATTTATGATTTAAGTTTTATTCGATATCCAGAATATACTAATTCTGTGGTACAACAATATACGAAAAGATTAATTAAATGCCTTCAATGGACAGATTTAATTATTACTATTTCCGAAAGTTCTAAACAAGATATTATTAATTATTTAAAAGTTCCATCAGAGAAAATTTTTGTTACACCCCTGGCTAGTCGGTATAATCCTAACTTTTTATCTATTTTAGATTTAGAAAAAGAAGTTAATAATATAAACTTTAATTTCTCCAAACCTTATCTTTTATTTGTTAGTACCATAGAACCCAGAAAAAATATCAATGCTATAATATCAGCATTTAATTTCTTAAAAAAGAGATATAAAATAGAACATCAATTAGTATTAATTGGTAAAAAAGGCTGGAATTATGAACCAATATTTACAGCTATTCAAAACTCTCCCTCCAAAGATGAAATACATCATCTTGACTACTTATCTAATGAATTAGTAGCATTATTTTACTCAAAAGCTGACGTTTTTCTGTATCCTTCCCACTATGAAGGATTTGGTTTACCTGTATTAGAAGCCATGACGTTAGGTACTCCTGTCATTACCTCTAATACTTCTTCAATTCCTGAAGTTACAGAAGATGCAGCTATACTCATTAATCCTGATGATTATATGCAATTAGCTGAAACTATTCTGCAAGTAATTAGCGATTCTCAGCTACGACAAAACTTGATTAATAAAGGAAAAATAAGAGCAGATTTATTTTCCTGGGAAAGAACAGCAAAAGAAACTTTAAAAGCTTATAAAAGTATTATTTAA
- a CDS encoding beta strand repeat-containing protein, translated as MTVASINSVQGLFITLLKSPADTKNLADLTSQLNKGVAITKIATDLIDSAAGKQLFGTLSNADLIDYIYSNAFGRVPDSAGKTYWTGKLGTTPDSAKKASVVADIINSADSADKQVFNSRVDTAKNTTHQLSVQELYITFLGRAAETSGRDYWVGRLNNGASIADVTKDIIASKEAQDKYTGLVNSQFIELVYSNAFGRSTDKEGLDYWVGKLNSSTRAAVALEILSAASDADRKTLNNKVDVAQGITDNFQTQFALTKETDNLTGTNGKDLFTGDNGNDFFATVQPGDRIDGGAGIDTLKYSYSKGILPTLLNVEKVELINLLSPVIDFSPAAGSGLEEVTLKFDPLFGRTVTGLRDIKLGIDNVTNDNSITGNFGNGTTASVSLTDSTLDTLTIQGDKVATIDLDLGSEFTDGVNRIATLNIPTLSSTATGRTLNITGDAGLAGTDINNPNSSTTVALNLNTSNPDAVTTVNAKSNIGGVKLFFTDQGKVNFTGGKGNDSVGFAFAQFDDKSIVDGGDGKDTVRFTGANIDATTAVAVTAINGVKNVEVLGFETPTVTVDATKITAVKEYDFVANTVNLSGAATGTTGNKFTLNNRFNANAVTLNLIGKGQSADLTLKGKVQTLNLNSNAGTDTGTEKNEITNLTTDFAGLAGPPAIPALTVNVTGNKELKIASPVLPSNAVQGVTISAGAFTAKLEATGTDQDDTFIGGTVDNIFNGRSGTNTFNAGPGKNNFTGGKDKDTFNFTFADFNADDKVDGGDGIDTVRFTGANIDISAAAAVAAINAFKGVDVLGFGTPTVTTVTVDATKITAVKEYDFVADTVNLSGAATGNKFTLNKTADNDVNLNLTGKGQSADLTLKGNVQGSVQTLILSSNKGTDTGTEKNEITNLTTDFAGLAGLPNGLPNVAALTVNVTGDKELKIASPILPSNAVQGVTINANAFAAKLEATGTDLDDTFTGGTVDNIFNGRSGNNTFNAGAGKNNFTGGKDKDTFIFAFANFDADDKVDGGDGIDTLQFTGAVTVTTTAQAKIINDAAKLIEVLSLNTGTVDVASITAAKEYEIGRGAAANVTVIGATESNKFTVLTTGSTLNLSGVAQKVDLTLKGAAVTNLTLQSSKGNTDPVPFNTVTQLKADGNLNLTIQTAGNNLDRDLVLAAPTITEGSVFNLNATAFTAKLTATGGAGNDILIGGTVNDSLTGGAGNDSLTGGIGNDSLTGGAGNDSLTGSADSDTLTGGAGDDIFRYAALTDSNAGTLTGAITFDTITDFNKGQDKISVVGLGFNAATALVDAQVAVNATNATEINAAVLTAAAGAIGVSKLGTFVLGGSTYILGNDAAAAITGNDLLVKLTGDFSGTSILATTDFIYA; from the coding sequence ATGACAGTAGCAAGCATCAATTCAGTTCAGGGTCTTTTTATTACCCTCCTGAAAAGTCCAGCAGATACCAAAAATTTGGCTGATTTGACTTCCCAACTGAACAAAGGTGTCGCTATCACCAAAATTGCCACAGACCTAATTGATTCAGCAGCAGGGAAACAACTATTTGGCACATTAAGTAATGCTGATTTGATAGACTACATTTACAGTAATGCTTTCGGTCGAGTTCCTGACAGTGCTGGTAAGACCTACTGGACTGGAAAGTTAGGAACAACACCAGACTCAGCAAAAAAAGCTTCAGTGGTTGCTGATATTATTAACTCTGCTGATTCTGCTGATAAACAGGTTTTCAACAGCAGGGTTGATACCGCTAAAAACACCACTCATCAGTTGTCCGTCCAAGAGCTTTATATTACATTTTTGGGGCGGGCGGCAGAAACAAGTGGTCGGGACTATTGGGTAGGACGTTTGAATAATGGTGCATCCATCGCCGATGTCACCAAAGATATTATCGCTTCAAAAGAGGCGCAGGATAAATATACCGGTTTAGTAAACAGTCAATTTATTGAGCTAGTTTATAGTAATGCCTTCGGTCGGTCAACAGACAAAGAAGGTTTAGATTACTGGGTTGGGAAACTAAATAGTTCAACAAGAGCAGCAGTGGCACTGGAGATACTGAGTGCTGCTAGTGATGCAGATAGAAAAACTTTGAACAATAAGGTGGATGTTGCTCAGGGAATTACTGACAATTTCCAAACACAGTTTGCTTTAACCAAGGAAACTGACAACCTTACAGGTACAAATGGCAAGGATTTGTTCACAGGCGACAATGGTAACGACTTCTTTGCCACTGTCCAACCTGGGGATAGAATTGACGGGGGTGCTGGTATTGATACCTTAAAATACTCCTACAGCAAGGGAATATTGCCTACTCTCCTTAATGTTGAAAAGGTAGAGTTGATTAATTTACTGAGTCCAGTAATTGACTTCAGCCCCGCTGCTGGTTCGGGTCTGGAGGAAGTCACCCTCAAATTTGACCCATTATTTGGTCGCACCGTCACTGGACTACGAGATATTAAGCTCGGTATTGACAACGTTACTAACGACAACAGTATCACTGGTAATTTTGGTAATGGAACAACTGCAAGTGTTTCCCTGACAGATTCTACACTGGATACACTCACCATTCAAGGTGATAAAGTCGCTACGATTGACCTTGATCTGGGAAGTGAGTTTACAGATGGGGTTAATAGGATTGCGACCCTAAATATTCCAACTCTATCTTCTACTGCTACCGGAAGAACACTGAATATTACTGGAGATGCTGGACTAGCTGGCACAGACATTAATAATCCCAACAGTTCTACAACGGTAGCTTTAAACTTAAATACTTCAAATCCTGATGCAGTAACAACTGTAAATGCGAAATCAAACATTGGTGGTGTGAAATTGTTCTTTACGGATCAAGGTAAGGTTAATTTCACAGGCGGTAAGGGTAATGATAGTGTTGGGTTTGCATTCGCCCAATTTGACGATAAAAGTATAGTTGACGGTGGTGACGGCAAGGATACGGTGAGATTTACTGGTGCTAACATTGATGCTACTACCGCCGTCGCAGTTACTGCTATCAACGGTGTTAAAAACGTTGAGGTCTTAGGCTTTGAAACTCCCACAGTCACAGTGGATGCAACTAAGATTACTGCTGTTAAGGAGTATGATTTCGTAGCCAATACTGTCAATCTCAGCGGTGCAGCTACAGGTACTACAGGTAACAAATTCACCTTGAATAATAGATTTAACGCTAACGCTGTTACTTTAAACTTGATAGGAAAGGGTCAAAGTGCCGATTTAACATTGAAAGGAAAAGTTCAAACCCTGAATCTAAACTCTAACGCGGGTACTGACACTGGGACTGAGAAAAATGAGATCACCAACCTGACCACAGATTTTGCTGGGTTAGCTGGTCCCCCTGCGATTCCCGCATTAACAGTTAATGTCACAGGTAACAAAGAACTGAAAATCGCCTCCCCCGTCCTCCCAAGCAACGCAGTCCAAGGCGTTACTATTAGTGCAGGCGCATTTACTGCAAAACTAGAGGCTACTGGTACTGATCAAGACGACACCTTCATAGGTGGTACTGTTGATAACATCTTTAATGGACGTAGTGGTACTAACACCTTCAATGCTGGTCCCGGCAAGAATAACTTTACAGGTGGTAAGGATAAAGACACCTTTAACTTTACCTTTGCCGATTTTAACGCTGATGATAAAGTTGATGGCGGTGACGGCATAGATACGGTAAGATTTACTGGTGCTAACATTGACATTAGTGCAGCCGCCGCAGTTGCTGCTATCAATGCTTTTAAAGGTGTTGATGTCTTAGGCTTTGGAACTCCCACAGTCACCACAGTCACAGTCGATGCAACTAAGATTACTGCTGTTAAAGAGTATGATTTCGTAGCCGATACTGTCAATCTCAGTGGTGCAGCTACAGGTAACAAATTCACCTTGAATAAGACCGCAGATAACGATGTTAATTTAAACTTGACAGGAAAGGGTCAAAGTGCCGATTTAACATTGAAAGGAAATGTTCAAGGAAGTGTTCAAACCCTGATTCTAAGCTCTAACAAGGGTACTGACACTGGGACTGAGAAAAATGAGATCACCAACCTGACCACAGATTTTGCTGGATTGGCCGGTCTTCCTAATGGTCTTCCTAATGTTGCTGCATTAACAGTTAATGTCACAGGTGACAAAGAACTGAAAATCGCCTCCCCCATCCTCCCAAGCAACGCAGTCCAAGGTGTTACTATTAATGCAAACGCATTTGCGGCAAAACTAGAGGCTACTGGTACTGATCTGGATGACACCTTCACAGGTGGTACTGTTGATAACATCTTTAATGGACGTAGTGGTAATAACACCTTCAATGCTGGTGCCGGCAAGAATAACTTTACAGGTGGTAAGGATAAGGACACCTTTATCTTTGCCTTTGCCAATTTTGACGCTGATGATAAGGTTGATGGCGGTGATGGCATAGATACATTGCAGTTCACTGGTGCTGTAACCGTAACTACAACTGCTCAAGCTAAAATTATCAACGATGCCGCCAAACTTATTGAAGTGTTAAGTTTGAATACTGGTACAGTAGATGTTGCGAGTATTACTGCTGCTAAAGAGTATGAAATTGGTCGTGGTGCTGCTGCTAACGTCACTGTTATCGGTGCAACGGAAAGTAATAAGTTCACTGTATTGACCACCGGTAGTACTCTGAATCTTAGCGGGGTAGCACAGAAAGTTGATTTGACATTAAAGGGTGCAGCAGTTACAAACCTAACTTTACAATCCAGCAAAGGAAATACTGATCCTGTTCCATTTAATACAGTAACTCAACTAAAAGCGGATGGTAACCTGAATTTAACAATTCAGACTGCCGGTAATAACCTAGATAGAGATCTCGTACTGGCTGCCCCGACCATCACGGAAGGTTCAGTCTTTAATCTTAATGCAACTGCCTTTACTGCCAAGTTAACTGCTACTGGCGGCGCTGGTAATGACATCTTAATAGGTGGTACTGTTAATGACAGCTTAACAGGTGGTGCTGGTAATGACAGCTTAACAGGTGGTATTGGTAATGACAGCTTAACAGGTGGTGCTGGTAATGACAGCTTAACAGGTAGTGCTGATAGTGACACTTTAACAGGTGGTGCTGGTGATGACATCTTCCGCTATGCCGCATTGACCGATTCTAATGCAGGTACTTTGACAGGTGCAATAACCTTTGATACTATCACTGACTTCAACAAAGGACAGGATAAAATCAGCGTTGTTGGACTAGGATTTAATGCTGCTACTGCTTTAGTTGATGCACAAGTAGCAGTTAACGCAACAAATGCAACAGAAATTAACGCTGCGGTTTTAACCGCTGCTGCTGGTGCAATTGGTGTGAGTAAATTAGGTACTTTTGTTTTAGGAGGTAGCACATATATCCTTGGTAATGACGCTGCTGCTGCAATTACTGGAAATGACCTACTGGTTAAACTTACTGGTGATTTCAGTGGTACCTCAATTCTGGCTACTACAGACTTCATATATGCCTAA
- the apcB gene encoding allophycocyanin subunit beta has protein sequence MRDAVTTLIKNYDVTGRYFDRNAIDTLKSYFDSGTARVQAAAAINSNAAAIVKQAGAKLFEELPELIRPGGNAYTTRRFAACLRDMDYYLRYATYALVAGNMNVLDERVLQGLRETYNSLGVPIGSTVQGIQIMKGIVKEQVAAAGIANTAFVDEPFDHITRELSEIDV, from the coding sequence ATGCGTGATGCCGTTACAACTTTAATTAAGAATTATGACGTAACCGGGCGTTATTTTGACCGGAATGCCATTGATACCCTCAAATCCTACTTTGATAGTGGAACAGCTAGAGTTCAAGCTGCAGCAGCGATTAATTCCAATGCTGCCGCAATTGTGAAACAAGCTGGGGCAAAGTTATTTGAAGAACTACCAGAATTAATTCGTCCTGGTGGCAATGCTTATACAACCCGTCGTTTTGCCGCTTGTTTGCGGGATATGGACTATTATCTCCGCTACGCTACCTATGCGCTAGTTGCTGGTAATATGAATGTTCTTGATGAGCGTGTATTACAAGGACTCAGGGAAACTTACAATTCCTTGGGTGTACCCATTGGTTCAACTGTTCAAGGTATTCAGATAATGAAGGGTATCGTCAAGGAACAGGTAGCGGCTGCTGGTATTGCTAATACTGCTTTTGTGGATGAGCCTTTTGATCATATCACTCGTGAATTGAGTGAGATTGATGTTTAG